A region from the Kribbella shirazensis genome encodes:
- a CDS encoding pre-peptidase C-terminal domain-containing protein, with translation MNRLRRTSALACAGAVVFGGLAVGLGSQANAQPTPVDQLLPQPLAGGQALGKVQSRLAEVAAHNGLPTGQLQQILATDKTAWLDADSKLFYREPGLTAAQKAPEASPRWAKTAVAAATGPAFELHSKPGSNRVIYLDFDGHTITGTAWNASKGVDPVNVSAYDTDGNTSNWSTAEQDVVHEVWARVAEDYAAFDVDVTTQEPPQSAIDRSGASDEQYGTRVLIDPDTWYQSGCGCGGVAYVGVYNNSTRHDYYQPALVFTKGVGTGAKNLAEAASHEAGHNVGLSHDGTSSVGYYQGHGAWAPIMGVGYYRGISQWSKGQYADANNQEDDYAVAGSHGLGLRSDEAGDTVGDAAALPVGTPASGVIAAENDTDVYSVDVSAAGNYTATAGSAPSGGNLDIKLEMLNSSGAVVASNDPASGQTDAGTPTGLGASVSGTLQPGRYYLRIDNVGYGDPLNTGYSTYGSRGAYTLGISPS, from the coding sequence ATGAACAGACTCCGCCGCACCAGCGCACTCGCGTGTGCTGGTGCTGTTGTTTTCGGCGGGCTGGCAGTCGGACTCGGCAGCCAGGCCAATGCGCAACCGACCCCCGTCGACCAGTTGTTGCCCCAACCGCTGGCCGGTGGTCAGGCACTCGGCAAGGTCCAGTCGCGGCTGGCTGAGGTCGCCGCGCACAACGGGCTGCCGACGGGCCAGTTGCAGCAGATCCTGGCGACCGACAAGACTGCCTGGCTCGATGCCGACAGCAAGCTGTTCTACCGCGAGCCTGGGCTTACGGCTGCGCAGAAGGCTCCCGAGGCGTCGCCCCGCTGGGCCAAGACTGCCGTTGCCGCCGCGACCGGTCCGGCGTTCGAGTTGCACAGCAAGCCGGGCTCGAACCGGGTGATCTACCTGGACTTCGACGGTCACACCATCACCGGTACTGCGTGGAACGCGTCGAAGGGCGTCGATCCGGTCAACGTGTCGGCGTACGACACCGACGGGAACACAAGCAACTGGAGCACCGCCGAGCAGGACGTCGTCCACGAGGTCTGGGCCCGGGTCGCGGAGGACTATGCCGCGTTCGACGTGGACGTGACGACGCAGGAGCCACCGCAGTCGGCGATCGACCGGTCGGGTGCGTCGGACGAGCAGTACGGGACGCGCGTACTGATCGATCCGGACACCTGGTACCAGTCCGGGTGCGGTTGCGGAGGCGTTGCGTACGTCGGTGTGTACAACAACTCCACCCGGCACGACTACTACCAGCCGGCGCTGGTGTTCACGAAGGGCGTCGGCACTGGTGCGAAGAACCTGGCCGAGGCGGCGTCGCACGAGGCCGGGCACAACGTCGGCCTGAGCCACGACGGCACGTCGTCGGTCGGGTACTACCAGGGCCACGGCGCGTGGGCGCCGATCATGGGCGTCGGGTACTACCGCGGCATCAGCCAGTGGAGCAAGGGCCAGTACGCCGACGCGAACAACCAGGAAGACGACTACGCGGTCGCCGGGTCGCACGGTCTCGGACTGCGGTCTGACGAAGCCGGGGACACTGTTGGCGATGCTGCTGCGCTGCCTGTCGGCACGCCGGCTTCTGGAGTCATCGCGGCCGAGAACGACACCGACGTGTACAGCGTCGACGTGAGTGCCGCAGGCAACTACACCGCGACGGCCGGCTCCGCGCCGTCCGGCGGCAACCTGGACATCAAGCTGGAGATGCTGAACAGCTCCGGCGCAGTCGTTGCCTCGAACGACCCAGCGTCCGGCCAGACCGACGCCGGGACGCCAACAGGGCTGGGCGCAAGTGTTAGCGGCACGCTGCAGCCGGGTAGGTACTACCTACGAATCGACAATGTCGGCTACGGCGACCCCTTGAACACCGGCTACTCGACTTACGGCAGCCGAGGCGCCTACACGCTAGGCATTTCCCCCTCCTGA
- a CDS encoding nuclear transport factor 2 family protein, with product MTEIRKLIDRSELADLVARHSLWIDEQRYDETDQLFTEDVVVTSLRGEAKGIEALVALVRKGHDDYAGTLHNKSNLVIEVDNDTATVRAHDIAVFVLDDKTEAIAAGIHHYQARRTPNGWRFNRLEVTPLALTTPLERAL from the coding sequence ATGACTGAGATCCGCAAGCTCATCGACCGCAGCGAGCTGGCCGACCTGGTTGCCCGGCACAGCCTGTGGATCGACGAGCAGCGGTACGACGAGACGGACCAACTGTTCACCGAGGACGTCGTCGTCACGTCGCTGCGCGGGGAGGCCAAGGGCATCGAGGCGCTCGTCGCCCTGGTGCGGAAAGGTCACGACGACTACGCAGGCACCCTGCACAACAAGTCCAACCTCGTGATCGAGGTCGACAACGACACCGCCACGGTGCGAGCACACGACATCGCCGTCTTCGTCCTGGACGACAAGACGGAGGCGATCGCCGCCGGCATCCACCACTACCAGGCGCGCCGTACCCCCAACGGCTGGCGCTTCAACCGCCTCGAAGTCACGCCGCTAGCACTGACCACGCCCCTCGAACGTGCCCTCTAG
- a CDS encoding MarR family winged helix-turn-helix transcriptional regulator, translated as MEDDHDLRFDRGDETPERLKAQLSRLVGMTAAQAHRAAGDALRAVDAHKDHFVVLAALAEFGPASQSALAGRARIYKSDLVSVLNELADGGWIRRAPDRADKRRNVITITSAGERRLTDLDRILEDVNNQVMAPLTPAERTQLLNLLTRVNTHLATPSSKPGNGSGRDEVGGG; from the coding sequence ATGGAGGACGACCACGACCTGCGCTTCGACCGCGGGGACGAGACGCCTGAGCGGCTCAAGGCTCAGCTCTCGCGGCTCGTGGGGATGACGGCAGCCCAGGCCCACCGCGCCGCGGGCGACGCGCTCCGGGCCGTCGACGCCCATAAGGACCATTTCGTCGTACTGGCCGCCCTCGCCGAGTTCGGCCCTGCCAGCCAGTCGGCACTCGCCGGCCGCGCTCGCATCTACAAGAGCGACCTGGTTTCGGTCCTGAACGAACTGGCCGACGGCGGCTGGATCCGCCGTGCGCCCGACCGCGCCGACAAACGCCGCAACGTCATCACCATCACCTCAGCCGGCGAACGCCGCCTGACCGACCTGGACCGAATCCTGGAAGACGTCAACAACCAGGTCATGGCCCCGCTCACGCCCGCCGAACGCACCCAACTGTTGAACCTCCTGACCCGCGTCAACACTCATCTGGCCACCCCCAGCTCCAAACCGGGTAACGGGTCAGGTCGGGATGAGGTGGGTGGTGGCTAG
- a CDS encoding M20 family metallopeptidase — MVVDLVGEGLGIAAGLVELRRVLHREPEVGLVLPRTQQLVMDALAGLPLELTTGREVTSVVAVLRGAAPGPTVLLRGDMDALPVVEETGLEYAAENGNMHACGHDLHTAGLVGAAQLLSAHREELQGNVIFMFQPGEEGLGGAGYMLREGLLNATGDKPIAAYALHVWAQAPKGTFQLRPGTTMASSNQLHITVRGKGGHGSMPDRTVDPVPVVAEIVLALQAYATRRVNVFDPVVITVTQLEAGLAINVIPNTARLGATVRTLSDAMLDQLTHDLPALAERIAAAHGCTVDARLNPQYPVTVNDADRTAQTTAVLTSLFGADRVQHLENPLMGAEDFSMVLREVPGTFAMVGARPDDVSAEEAPSNHSSIVRFDDAALPHNAAALAQLATTHLIPT, encoded by the coding sequence GTGGTGGTGGATCTGGTGGGCGAGGGTCTGGGGATTGCGGCCGGCCTGGTGGAGCTGCGGCGGGTCTTGCACCGGGAGCCTGAGGTGGGGCTTGTGTTGCCTCGGACTCAGCAGCTGGTGATGGATGCGCTGGCCGGGCTGCCGTTGGAGCTCACCACCGGCCGCGAGGTGACATCCGTGGTGGCCGTACTGCGGGGCGCAGCCCCGGGTCCGACCGTGTTGCTGCGGGGAGACATGGACGCGCTGCCGGTGGTCGAGGAGACAGGCCTCGAGTATGCGGCGGAGAACGGGAACATGCATGCCTGCGGCCACGACCTACACACAGCAGGCCTCGTCGGTGCGGCGCAGTTGCTGAGCGCACACCGCGAGGAACTGCAGGGGAACGTGATCTTCATGTTCCAGCCCGGCGAGGAAGGACTGGGCGGCGCCGGGTACATGCTCCGCGAAGGTCTCCTGAACGCCACCGGTGACAAGCCGATCGCGGCGTACGCGCTGCACGTCTGGGCGCAGGCGCCGAAGGGCACCTTCCAGCTGCGCCCCGGAACGACGATGGCAAGCTCGAACCAGCTGCACATCACCGTCCGCGGAAAGGGCGGGCACGGCTCGATGCCCGACCGCACGGTGGATCCCGTGCCGGTCGTCGCCGAGATCGTGCTCGCGTTGCAGGCGTACGCGACGCGGCGGGTGAATGTGTTCGACCCGGTGGTCATCACCGTGACCCAACTCGAAGCAGGCCTCGCGATCAACGTCATCCCGAACACGGCCCGCCTGGGCGCCACCGTGCGGACGCTGTCAGACGCAATGCTCGACCAGCTGACCCACGACCTACCGGCCCTGGCCGAGCGGATCGCCGCCGCTCACGGTTGCACCGTCGACGCCCGCCTCAACCCGCAGTACCCGGTAACTGTCAACGACGCCGACCGTACGGCGCAAACCACCGCAGTCCTCACCTCGTTGTTCGGCGCAGACCGCGTGCAGCACCTGGAGAACCCGCTGATGGGCGCTGAAGACTTCTCGATGGTGCTACGCGAGGTACCAGGCACTTTCGCAATGGTCGGGGCCCGCCCCGACGATGTGTCCGCAGAAGAGGCGCCATCCAACCACTCAAGCATTGTCCGCTTCGACGACGCCGCTCTCCCCCACAACGCAGCCGCCCTGGCTCAACTAGCCACCACCCACCTCATCCCGACCTGA
- a CDS encoding DUF72 domain-containing protein yields MLNVGCAQWTHAAWGQPSRDKLRSYASWCNAVESNTTFYATPSPSAVANWAAQTPPDLRFVVKLPQLITHERRLTNVDAELRAFLSAIEPLGPRNHAVWIQLPAAFSPTDLGALAAFLHKAPGDHRYAVEVRHPAFFDDPRAATNLERVLARSDAEWIPFDTGTLFARRPTSFAERDAWMKKPRVARRTRALTGHPIVRYIGRDSVAETVDGWGYLVDLVTTWLSEGRSPTIFLHTPDNAEALNLARRFHTTVAAAVPTLPPLPEPVEAEPPTLF; encoded by the coding sequence ATGCTGAACGTCGGTTGTGCGCAGTGGACTCATGCCGCGTGGGGGCAGCCTTCGCGGGACAAGTTGCGGTCGTACGCCTCGTGGTGCAACGCCGTCGAGAGCAACACCACCTTCTACGCCACGCCGTCCCCCTCAGCCGTCGCGAACTGGGCTGCGCAGACGCCGCCCGACTTGCGGTTCGTGGTGAAGCTCCCGCAGCTGATCACCCACGAACGCCGGCTCACCAACGTCGACGCCGAACTGCGTGCGTTCCTGAGCGCGATCGAACCGCTCGGCCCGCGCAACCACGCGGTCTGGATCCAGCTCCCGGCCGCGTTCTCCCCCACCGACCTCGGCGCCCTCGCCGCGTTCCTGCACAAGGCGCCCGGCGACCATCGGTACGCCGTGGAGGTCCGCCATCCCGCCTTCTTCGACGATCCCCGCGCCGCGACGAACCTCGAACGAGTGCTGGCGCGGTCGGACGCGGAGTGGATCCCGTTCGACACCGGCACGTTGTTCGCCCGGCGCCCGACCAGCTTCGCGGAGCGGGACGCGTGGATGAAGAAGCCGCGGGTCGCCCGCCGGACCCGCGCGCTCACCGGTCATCCGATCGTCCGTTACATCGGCCGTGACTCGGTGGCCGAGACCGTCGACGGCTGGGGCTACCTCGTCGACCTCGTCACCACCTGGCTGTCCGAAGGCCGCTCGCCGACGATCTTCCTGCACACCCCGGACAACGCCGAGGCCCTCAACCTCGCCCGCCGCTTCCACACGACCGTCGCGGCCGCCGTCCCCACCCTCCCGCCGCTCCCCGAGCCCGTCGAGGCCGAGCCGCCCACGCTCTTCTAG
- a CDS encoding inositol-3-phosphate synthase → MTSIRVAIVGVGNCASSLVQGVHYYRDAKPDERVPGLMHVVFGDYHVRDVEFVAAFDVDGKKVGLDLADAIGASENNTIKICDVPPTGVTVQRGHTLDGLGKYYRETITESDADPVDVVATLREAAVDVLVCYLPVGSEQAAKFYAQCAIDAGVAFVNALPVFIAGTKEWADKFTAAGLPIVGDDIKSQIGATITHRVLTKLFEDRGVTVDRTYQLNVGGNMDFKNMLERERLESKKISKTQSVTSQLREEIEDRNVHIGPSDYVAWLDDRKWAFIRLEGRNFGDVPLSLEYKLEVWDSPNSAGIIIDAIRAAKIAKDRGIGGPILSASSYFMKSPPEQYADDVCRDLVEKFIRGEIER, encoded by the coding sequence ATGACCTCGATCCGCGTGGCGATCGTCGGCGTCGGCAACTGCGCAAGCTCGCTCGTCCAGGGCGTGCACTACTACCGCGACGCCAAGCCCGACGAGCGCGTCCCCGGTCTGATGCACGTCGTGTTCGGCGACTACCACGTCCGCGACGTGGAGTTCGTGGCCGCGTTCGACGTCGACGGCAAGAAGGTCGGCCTGGACCTCGCGGACGCGATCGGCGCCAGCGAGAACAACACGATCAAGATCTGCGACGTACCGCCGACCGGCGTGACGGTGCAGCGCGGTCACACTCTCGACGGCCTCGGCAAGTACTACCGGGAGACCATCACCGAGTCCGACGCCGACCCGGTCGACGTGGTGGCGACGCTGCGCGAGGCGGCCGTCGACGTCCTGGTGTGCTACCTGCCGGTGGGTTCGGAGCAGGCGGCCAAGTTCTACGCGCAGTGCGCGATCGACGCGGGCGTCGCGTTCGTGAACGCGCTGCCGGTGTTCATCGCCGGCACCAAGGAGTGGGCGGACAAGTTCACCGCGGCCGGCCTGCCGATCGTCGGCGACGACATCAAGTCGCAGATCGGCGCGACCATCACGCACCGGGTGCTGACCAAGCTGTTCGAGGACCGCGGCGTGACCGTGGACCGCACGTACCAGCTGAACGTCGGCGGCAACATGGACTTCAAGAACATGCTCGAGCGGGAGCGCCTGGAGTCCAAGAAGATCAGCAAGACCCAGTCGGTCACCTCGCAGCTGCGCGAGGAGATCGAGGACCGCAACGTGCACATCGGCCCGTCGGACTACGTGGCCTGGCTGGACGACCGCAAGTGGGCGTTCATCCGGCTCGAGGGCCGCAACTTCGGCGACGTACCGCTGTCGCTGGAGTACAAGCTCGAGGTCTGGGACTCGCCGAACTCGGCCGGCATCATCATCGACGCCATCCGCGCCGCGAAGATCGCCAAGGACCGCGGCATCGGCGGCCCGATCCTGTCCGCGTCGTCGTACTTCATGAAGTCGCCGCCGGAGCAGTACGCCGACGACGTCTGCCGCGACCTCGTCGAGAAGTTCATCCGCGGCGAGATCGAGCGCTGA
- a CDS encoding PadR family transcriptional regulator, which translates to MGNRSGVLELAVLGLLHEAPMHGYELRKRVNAQFGWGRVLSFGSLYPCLKAMLRNGLITADPGTPESGRRPKIVYTITADGKDYFAHAMHEAGPSAWEDDTFGVRFSFFGRTDPATRLRILEGRKARMEERLANFRAAMSRTAERVDAYTLELQRHGLESAEREVRWLNELIDGERRQQRPPDQHHPPTQGDSR; encoded by the coding sequence ATGGGAAACCGCAGTGGGGTCCTGGAGCTCGCCGTACTCGGTCTGCTGCACGAAGCGCCGATGCACGGTTACGAGCTCCGCAAGCGCGTCAACGCCCAGTTCGGCTGGGGACGCGTGCTGTCGTTCGGTTCGCTCTACCCGTGCCTGAAGGCGATGCTCCGCAACGGGCTGATCACGGCCGACCCCGGGACGCCGGAGTCGGGCCGGCGGCCCAAGATCGTGTACACGATCACGGCCGACGGCAAGGACTACTTCGCGCACGCGATGCACGAAGCCGGTCCGTCGGCCTGGGAGGACGACACGTTCGGCGTCCGCTTCTCGTTCTTCGGCCGGACCGATCCGGCCACCCGGTTGCGCATCCTCGAGGGCCGCAAGGCCCGGATGGAGGAGCGGCTGGCCAACTTCCGGGCGGCGATGAGCCGGACGGCGGAGCGGGTCGATGCCTACACCCTCGAGCTGCAACGGCACGGCCTGGAGTCGGCCGAGCGCGAGGTCCGCTGGCTGAACGAGCTGATCGACGGCGAGCGGCGGCAACAGCGGCCCCCTGACCAGCACCATCCGCCAACCCAAGGAGATTCCAGATGA